ACAGCCTTTATAGACCGTCTGAAAAAGCTGTTGATGCTTGTTTCTGCCGCATGGGGTATAGGATTACTACTTCTTTTAGTAGTTTTGAATCTTAAATAAACATTATTGGTATAGGGAGTAAAGTATGAGAGTCTCTATAATCCTTGTTATGTTATTGGCAGGCGTCGTTTTTACTATTGTTTTATTAGACAGTGTTTTAAGCATTGCAAATGGAGAATCAGATTGGGGCAGTGAAACATTTAAGATGTTGTTAGTAGGCGGAATTTTTGCATTTATGGTGTTAGGTTCTTGGCTTGCAATTTATTCAAAAGCATCCGACGGAAAAAATGACCGTTCAAACGTTGATTTATGAATATCTAAAGTCTTTCCTTACTTTTTATGAAGGCGTATTTATGTTAAGCGAAGCTACTCCGGTAATCCGAACTATAAAAGTCCCGCCAGGCTTTACTCCGCCGGAAAACAACTACCCGCACTACCGGCTGTTGCCGGTACAAACAGAAACAGGCAGATTTTACTGCCTGTTTTTTTACATTACGAGCAATGATTTTTTAATACTGGAGCCAAAAATCAAACGGCATCTTGCCATTGGAAAACTGGCCGAATTTCTGAAAACAGCAACGTACACGGTGTATGAAACAGTATATGAGTGAACAGCTATGAATACATATGATGTTGAAGAGGCTGCTGCGTATTGCAAATGCCATCCCGAAACGATTCGAGAGCATATCCGTGAAGGCCGTCTGAATGCCTCAAAACCAGGACGAAAATATTGCATTACACAGCGTGCACTTGACGCATTCCTTTCTAATCAAGAGAATGAGCAATTGCAGGCTTCACTTGCTAATAGGAGTGAAGAAAAATGCTTAAAAATGAAGGATTATATCGCCGTGGGAACGGCGTTTGGTACATTGACTTTACAACACCCAGCGGAAAAAGAGTTAGACGCTCTGCTCGCACAAAAGACAAAAAATCAGCCGAAGAACTGAGAGATAAACTCAAGCATGATGCTTGGCGGGTTTCTCAACTTGGCGAAAAGCCTAAGCGTTTATGGGATGAAGCCGCTTTAAAGTGGCTTAAAGAAAAGGCAGCAAAAAGAAGTATAGATGACGATAAGTCAAAAATACGAATGCTGACACAATTCAGAGGCGTTTATTTGCATCACATTGATAACGAGTTCGTGATGAATGTGGTAGGCAATCTGAAATGCAAAGACAGCACGAAGAACCGCTATTTATCTCTTATCATTTCTATTTTGAATGCAGCTGCAAAAAAATGGAAATGGATAGACAAAGCACCATTCATTGAAAAATATAAGGAGAATGCAGGACGAGTACGCTGGTTAAAGCCTGCTGAAGCTCAAAGGCTGATAGGGGTGGCAAAACCACGATACTTTGCTGATTTGATTATATTTAGTCTCAATACTGGTTTAAGACAAAGCAATGTTTTAAATCTTAAGTGGGACCAAATAGATTTAGATCGTAAAGTTGCTTGGTGCCATCCTGATGAGGTGAAAGCTGGAAAAGCTTTGGGTGTTGTTTTGAATGATGCCGCAATTGAGGTTTTAAAGCGGCAGATAGGAAAACATTCCGAGTACGTTTTCGTAAACAAACGTGGAAATCCTATTGTTGGTATAAATAGTAGGTACTGGAAGAAAAGTCTTGAGTTGGCCAACATAACAGATTTCACATGGCACGATTTGAGACACACATGGGCAAGTTGGTTAGTTCAACGCGGAGTGCCATTGAGGGTGTTACAAGAGATGGGTGGATGGCAAACACTATCTATGGTTCAACGCTATGCTCACCTGTCATCGGAGCATTTGCAGTCACATGCTAAGATACTGTCTGATTTGGTGAGACATTCGCAAAATGACGACACAAATTTGTCACAGTAACTTTAACCGAAATGTTTTTTGTTCGAGGATTATTTGATACGAGAAGATAATTTTCTTAGGAAAATCATGATGGTTATGGTGCCCGGAGCCGGAATCGAACCGGCACGACCTGTTTAGGGTCGACGGATTTTAAGTCCGTTGTGTCTACCTATTTCACCACCCGGGCTTTTACCTTCAATCCACAAACGGACAAAAGATAAAAAACTTGGAGGCGGGGGCGCGGATTTTAACCGGCCTACATAAGAGTTGCACCTCTTATGGCATAAACACTCTGCCACCCCGCCATGGGATATTATTAAATTAATTTGGAGGCGGGAGTCGGAATCGAACCGGCGTAGACGGCTTTGCAGGCCGCTGCATAACCACTTTGCTATCCCGCCTTAAGGCGTAACAAGCCACTTAAATGGTGTAAACGGCTTGGTGTTTGGAGCGGGAAACGAGTCTCGAACTCGCGACCTCAACCTTGGCAAGGTTGCGCTCTACCAACTGAGCTATTCCCGCATAGGTCAAATGTGTTTTTTGGAGCGGGAAACGAGTCTCGAACTCGCGACCTCAACCTTGGCAAGGTTGCGCTCTACCAACTGAGCTATTCCCGCATTGAAATTACATTTGATTCGGTAAACTGTGGAGCGGGAAACGAGTCTCGAACTCGCGACCTCAACCTTGGCAAGGTTGCGCTCTACCAACTGAGCTATTCCCGCTTAAATTTGTTTTTCTTGCTTTGCTGCATCAGCAAGAGAACGCCATTATAATCCCTGTTTTTTTTATGTCAAGTCTTTTGTAAAAAATTATTCTTTAAATTCTTTCCAAGCCATTTTCAGATAATAAAACATAGACCAAATGGTTAAAACAGATGCTATAAACATCAATATGTTACCTAAATAAATCAGATTCACTCCGTAAAAATCGTGCAATCCGGCGAGCAATAGGAAAATGGCGACCATTTGCGCCGCAGTTTTGAATTTGCCGATTGTGGCAACGGCCACGCTTCCTCTTTTGCCCATCTGCGCCATCCACTCACGCAAAGCGGAGATGGTGATTTCACGACCGATGATAATGATGGCAAAAATAACATAAGTCCGATTCAAACTGACCAAAAGCAGCAACGCTACGGCCACCATAAGTTTGTCGGCTACCGGATCCAAAAAGGCACCGAAATCGGAGGTTTGTTTCCACAAACGTGCCAAAAAGCCGTCGAACCAGTCTGTTATGGCTGCCAACGCAAAAATAAAAGCGGCCGCCCAATTGACGGTTTGCGGGTCAAGCCAGTTTTCGGGCAGATAAAACAATACTGTAAATACCGGAATCAATAAGACTCGGATCCACGTAAGGAAAATAGGGATGTTCCAAGGCATAGTTAGCGCAGCTTTCTTTTATCGTTGTCGTTTCAGACGGCCTGTTCTCTTGGGGCTGCTGAAAGTTTTTCATTATATCTAATTTGATAAGAGGCTTGAAGTTCAATAAGGTTTTATCGAGGCTAAAACAAACCTTATTTTAGAGCCTGTCCGACCTGCATTCTCCATCTTTGTTTTTCATCACAAACAAGCACGATAATTTTGTTACAATAACATGACAATTCTTTCATTATTCAACATCTTTTGCTTTTTGCGAATGTAAGTTATGAAAACGATAAAAATAAGATCTATTCTGATCGGCTTGTTGTTGGCTGCATTGGCTTATAGTTTTTGGTACAGCCCTTCATGGCTGAAACTCTGCTACGGTTTGGCCCTGTTTTTATTCGGTATGCAATGTATTGAGGAAGGCTTGCATAATACGGCCGGCGGCACATTGGAGAAATTGATAGCTAAAAGTACGGCTTCTTCCGGCAAAGGCCTGCTGTTCGGTATCGGAGCGACGTTTATCCTCCAATCCAGTACTTTGGTTTCTTTATTGACCATCGCTTTTTTAAGCACGGGTTTGATTACTTTGGCAGGCGGTATCGCCATTATTCTCGGCACCAACCTCGGTGCGACCAGCGGCATCTGGCTGCTGGCTCTGGCGGGACAAAGCATCAGCTTGAGTCCGATTGCCATACCGGTTGTGGTTTTCGGTATTTTGGCGAGCTTTTTCAACAACAAAACCAAAGCCGTCGGACGGGTTTTAGTCGGAATTGCCTTGATTTTTATCGGTATTGACGCGATTAAAGAAGGTTTCCAGGCTTTCGGCGGCACCATGGATTTCGCTTCGTTCCGTTCGGGCGGTATCACCGAAATCGCGATTTTCTGCGGTATCGGTCTGCTGCTGACCATTGTGCTCCAGTCTTCACACGCTACGCTGATTCTGACTTTGGCCGCATTGGCCGGCGGTCAAATCAGCTTGGCTCAGGGTTTTGCCATCGCCATCGGCTCCAACGTCGGCAGCAGCGCTTCGACTGCTTTTGTCGGCATGTTGGGCAGCAACCGCAACGGTCAACGTTTGGCTCTGGCGCATTTGGTGTTCAATACGGTAACAGCCGTACTGTCTTTGATCTTATGGATACCGCTGACAAAAGCCGTAACCGGATTGGCCGGGCTGACGGGCATGAGCCAACTGCTGCAACTGGCACTGTTCCACACCTTATTCAACTTACTCGGCCTGGCCACATTCTGGAAACTGCAGGACCGTCTTGCCGACCGTCTTATCAGCTGGCTGCCGGAAAAACAGGAAGCCGAGCTGTTGGCCGTTTCCGACGCCGTTGTAACGCCGCGCCATCTCCACAGCAATATGCTGCGATCCGGCGACACCGCTTTGCGCGCGCTGACTCAAGAAGTCCGCCACTTAAACGCATTGGGCTTGGAAGTGATCTGTCACGTTCTCTTTATCCCTGCCCACGAGCTTTATAGCGGCAGCGCGGATGACGGCAAAAAACTGCCGCCGCCTACCCTGCCTTTGGAATTGGACGCGCAAAAACTGTACGAACAACAAATCAAACCTCTGTACAGCCAGATTTTGGACTTTACCAGTAAAATCGACATCGACGGCGAAATGCAGCAGCAACAATTGGCTGCCGTGCATACCGCCGCACTGAATATGATCGACATCATCAAAGAAAGCAAACATTTGCAGAAAAACATGCAGCGTTATCTGCAAGAGCCCGAGTCTCCCGTTTATCAAGACTATATGCGTTTGCGCCGCCACCTGTTCCGCAGCCTGCAGCTGTTCCGCAAAATGTCCGAGCTGAAAGGATGTTCGGAAGAATGGAAAGAGCAATCCGCCCTGCTGACCAAGCATATCGATTCTCTGGAAACCTTCCGCGCACGCATTATGGAAAAACTGCGCAACAACGAAATCAGCGGCTGGGAAACCTCTTCCCTGATGAACGACACCAACTATGCCGGCCGTATCGGTTGGGGCATACAGGAAATCCTACAAACCATGTGTCTGAACCCGGCGGAAGAAAAAAACACCGAGGAAGAAGCTGCAAAAGCTGCTTAAACATCGGCTTTTTCAACACACAGGCCGTCTGAAAATTTCAGACGGCCTTAATTTTCAGACGGCCATTCGGAAAAAACCATGCCTGTCCGAGTATCCGTTCGGGCAGGCATGGTGTATTGCCGGTTAAATCAAATACAGGCGTTTAGTGATGCGTGCAGCCGCAGCTTTTCTTCATGTCGATAACCATACGGCCTTGGATTTTACCGTCGCGCATTTCTTGGAAAATGTCGTTGGTTTCGTCGAGCGTACGGGTTTGTACGACAGGAACGACAATGCCTTCCGCGCCGAATTGGAATGCTTCTTCCAAGTCTTTACGCGTGCCTACCAGCGAGCCGACGATTTCGATGCCGTCCAACACGATGCGGGGGATGGATAAATCCATGGTTTCGGGCGGCAAACCTATGGCTACGACGCGCCCGCCAGCGCGCACGCAGTCTACGGAAGAGTTGAAGGCCGCACGGGAAACGGCGGTAACGACTGCGGCATGTGCGCCTCCGACTTTTTCCTGTATCACTTTGGCTGCGTCTTCTTTGGCGGCGTTAATCACGATGTCTGCGCCCACTTCTTTTGCCAAAGCCAGTTTGTCGTCGTTGATGTCGATGGCGATCACATGTGCGCCGAACACTTTTTTAGCGTATTGCACACCCAAATTGCCCAAACCGCCGGCGCCGTAAACGGCAATCCATTGTCCGGGGCGGACGCCGGAAACTTTGATGCCTTTATAAGTGGTTACGCCTGCGCAGGTAATGCTGCTGGCTTGGGCGGGGTCTAAGCCGTCGGGTACTTTAACGGCATAATCGGCATCTACGATACAGTGCGTGGCCATGCCGCCGTCGGCAGTGTAGCCGGCGTTTAATACGGTGCGGCAAAGGGTTTCGCGGCCGGTATTGCAGTATTCGCACGAACCGCAGCTTTTATACAGCCAAGCGATGCTGACGCGGTCGCCTTTTTTGAGACGGGTTACGCCGGGAGCGGTTTCGGTTACGATGCCGATACCTTCGTGGCCGAGTACGCGGCCGGGTTTCTGGCCGTAATCGCCGGCGGCAACGTGCAAGTCGGTATGGCACACGCCGCAATATTCTACTTCTACCAATGCTTCGCCGTTTTCAAGAGGGCGGATTTCGCGTTCGATAATTTCTACGTTACCGTTGCTGTCGGGGGTGACCACTGCTGCTTTCATTTTCATGATGCTTCTCCTGATTGGGGTGGACGGATGAAAGACGCGCCGGTTTGATGTCAGACGTGAAACCGGCTTCGTCTTGATTGATAATCATGAAATAAGTATGCGCCTGATGTTGGATGAAAGTCAAATGATTTTCATTCCTAAGTCTTTGAAATTAAATAGAATTGTTATACTATAACATTCATTTAGACATTAATGGCGGCAGACTGTGCCTACTGTTTTCTTTTCGCTGTTGTCGGTTTGTCTTTCATCGCTAAAACCAACTGCCGGGGCCGTCTGAAAAATACAATATTTTCAGACGGCCCCGGTTTTCCGAATGATCTCAACTGCAAACTTTACCGCCCAATCCGAAACATACCGTAAAACAGCAGGCAGAATCGCTGTTTTCCGCCCACAAAATCATGGAATGATGGTTCGTGCCTTGTTATGATGCGTTTATTTATCCGCCGGTACGACACCATGTCTCCTAGCCCGTCCTTATTCAAAAACCTGCCTTTCCTGATTACGCCGCCGCTGCTCTGGGCGGGCAATGTGATTGTTGCGAGAATGGTGCGCAACGATATTCCGCCGTTTACGCTTTCGTTCGGACGTTGGGTGATTTCGCTGCTGATTCTGCTGCCGTTTGCCTGGGCGGCAATGCGGCGGGACAAAAATCTCTACCGCCGGCATGCCAAGCCGGTTATCGGTACGGCGCTGACAGGCGTGGCGGCGTTCAACACGTTGGTTTATACGGGGCTGCACAATACGACAAGCACCAATGCGCTCTTGCTCAATTCGTGTATTCCCGTATTGATTATGCTGATCGGTGCGGTATTTTACGGACAAACGCTAAACCGTTTTCAGGTATCGGGTTTATTGCTGTCATTGTGCGGCGTGCTGGCGATTATCCTGCGCGGCGATTTGGAAAACTTGTGGGCGTTGCGGTTTAACTCGGGCGATTTGTGGGTGTTTGCAGCGGTGGTCTGCTGGGCGTTTTATACTTTGTGGATGCGGCATATGCCGTCTGAAATCAACCGTACGGGGCTGACGGCAGTACAAATCATGCTGGGTTTGCCGGTGCTGCTGCCTTTGTGGTTATGGGAACGTGCAGGCGGAGCGCAGGTGAATTGGAATACGGACGCGCTGCTGGGATTTGCGTATGTAGGCGTGTTTCCTTCGGTGGTGGCGTATTTGTGTTACACGGCAGCCATCGCACGTGTAGGAGCGGTGCGTGCCGGATTAAGCATCCATCTGATGCCGGTATTCGGCACGCTGCTGGCGGTAACGCTGTTGGGCGAAGCATTCCACCTTTACCACTTTATCGGTATTCTGGCGATTTTCGGCGGCATTTTGCTGAGCAACCGCCGTTCCGCTTAAACTGTTTCCATCACGACCGACAGAGGCCGTCTGAAAAATCACCATAATTTTCAGACGGCCTCTGTCTTTTTCCGCGCTTCCAATCACAAGCATTCATGAAAAATAAATATTTACCGCTTTTATCACGATAAAAAGGCTTTTGTTCCGCTATGTTTTTCTTTAGAATCGGTGTACAAATAATCGACAGCCAACCGACAGCGGTTGCGCCGGTAAAACAATAAATTCAAGGAGAATAACCCCATGCAGATTAAAATTCCTGCAGTCTACTACCGTGGCGGCACGTCCAAAGGTGTCTTTTTCAAACGCAGCGACCTGCCCGAAGCGGCGCAAAATCCCGGCGAAGCACGCGACAAAATCTTATTGCGCGTTTTAGGCAGCCCCGATCCCTACGGCAAACAGATCGACGGTTTGGGCAACGCCAGCTCTTCCACCAGTAAAGCCGTTATTCTCGATAAAAGCAGCAAAGAAGGCCATGACGTCGACTATCTGTTCGGACAGGTGTCCATCGACAAACCGTTTGTCGACTGGAGCGGCAACTGCGGCAACCTCACCGCCGCCGTCGGCGCATTCGCCATCAGCAACGGCTTGGTCTATCCGGGCAAAATTCCTTCAGACGGCATCTGCACCGTTTATATCTGGCAAAAAAACATCAGCAAAACCATCATTGCCCACGTTCCCATGAAAAACGGCGAAGTTCAGGAAACCGGCGATTTCGAGCTGGACGGCGTAACCTTCCCGGCTGCAGAAGTGCAAATCGAATTTCTTGATCCGGCCGACGGTGAAGGCAGCATGTTCCCGACCGGAAACTTGGTTGACGAGCTGGACGTTCCCGGCGTCGGCAAACTGCAAGCCACATTAATCAACGCCGGAATTCCGACTGTATTCGTCAACGCCGCCGACATCGGTTACACCGGCAAAGAGCTGCAAGACGACATCAACAACAGCACCGAAAAACTGGAATTTTTTGAAAAAATCCGTGCATACGGCGCACTGAAAATGGGTCTGATTCAAGATTTGGGCGAAGCGGCCATCCGCCAACACACACCTAAAGTCGCTTTTGTCGCACCGCCGCAAGATTACGTTTCTTCCAGCGGCAAAGAAGTCAAAGCGGACGATATCGATCTTTTGGTACGCGCACTGTCTATGGGTAAACTGCACCACGCCATGATGGGTACGGCTTCCGTAGCCATCGCAACCGCCGCGGCCGTTCCCGGCACATTGGTGAATTTGGCCGCCGGCGGCGGAGAACGCGAAGCCGTGCGCTTCGGCCATCCTTCCGGAACATTGCGCGTCGGTGCGGCCGCCGTATTGGAAAACGGCCAATGGACGGCGAAAAAAGCCGTGATGAGCCGCAGCGCGCGCATCATCATGGAAGGTTGGGTGCGCGTTCCCGAAGACTGCTTCTGATCTTCCGTCTCCGTCAGACCGTTTTTTTTTCAGACGGCCTGACGGAAACGTTCTGCTGTTTAATGCTTCCGACAAGCAAAAACGGAACAGGCCGGACACTGCGCAGCTTGCCCGAAACGGGCATTCATGTTGTAGAATCAGACGGTCTATCCACAACAAAAACCATGTACCACAAGGAGAAATAGTAATGTCTAATCAATTGATTCTGGTTTTAAACTGCGGCAGCTCTTCTCTGAAAGCAGCCTTGATCGATCACGCCAGCGGCGAGTTGATCTTAAGCTGTCTGGCTGAAAAACTGACATCCAACGATGCTTTCGTTACCTTTAAATATTTCGAACATCCGCATGTTCAGCCTATCGACCGCCGCTCTTGGTTCGTCGGCAAATCCGACGGCGAAAAACACCAGATCGAAATGGGCGAAAACAACGACCATAAGAGCGTGGTACAGGCTTTGCTCGACGAATTGAAAGCCCACGACCTGCACACCATGATCAAAGCCATCGGCCACCGCGCGGTACACGCCGGTGAAAAATACAATTCTTCCGTTTTGGTGGACGACAATGTTATCGCCGCTTTGGAAGAATGTATCCCGTTGGCACCGCTGCACAATCCGGCCAACCTGATCGGTATCCGCGCCGCTCAGGAAGTCTTCCCCGACCTGCCGAACGTTTGCGTGTTCGACACTGCTTTCCACCAAACCCTGCCCGAATACGCTTATACCTATGCCGTACCGCAAGAGCTGTATAAAAAATACGGTTTCCGCCGTTACGGCTTCCACGGCACCAGCTTCCGTTATGTAGCACCGACCGCTGCCGAACTGTTGGGCAAAGATGTCAACAACTGCTCGATGGTCATCGCCCACTTGGGCAACGGCGCATCGGTTTGCGCAGTGAAAAACGGTCAATCCGTCGACACCAGCATGGGCATCACGCCGTTGGAAGGCTTGGTGATGGGTACGCGAAGCGGCGACGTTGATGCCAGTGCCTATCCGTTCCTGGCGGAAAACGCAGGCATGGACATCAAACAAGTCAACGACTTGCTGAACAAAAAATCGGGCCTGTTGGGCATTTCGGGTTTGTCTAACGACTGCCGCACGTTGCAGGAAGCCGCTGCCGAAGGCCACGAAGGTGCGAAATTGGCATTGGAAGTGATGACTTACCGCTTAGCCAAATACATCGCCGCCATGAGCATTGCCACCGGCGGCATCGACGCTTTGGTGTTTACCGGCGGCATCGGCGAAAACTCCGACCTCGTCCGCAGCAAAACCGTTGCCCGTCTGCGCTCAATGGGCTTGGAAATCGACGAAGCGGCCAACCAAGACGTACGCTTCGGCAAAGCCGGTTTCATCAGCCCGAAAGGCAAAACCCCGGCAGTATTGGTGGTACCGACCAACGAAGAACGCATGATCGCCATCGATACCGCCCGTTTGGCCAAACTGTAATCTTTCATTGATACAGGCATAGCAAGAGGCCGTCTGAAATTTTCAGACGGCCTCTTGCTTGTTTTCAACCCAATCCGTTGATATCCCCATATACAAACGCAATTCAAAACAACGCCCGGGCCGCACCCAACAAAAAACCGTAGCGCAAAAACTTGCCTGCTACCAAAACCACACTGCTCAACCACGGATTCAGACGCAGCCAGCCGGCAGCCAAAGGCAAACCGTCGCCGACCACCGGCACCCACGCCAACAACAAAGTCCACACGCCCCATTTCTGCAAATAAGCCATGATTTTTTCAGACGGCCTTTTTTTAACCGGCAGCCAATATCCCATCGCATACGACACCATACTGCCCAATCCGTTGAATAATCCGGCAACCAGCAAAGCCGCCAACCAATGTTGCGGATAGGCGTGCAGAAACGCCAAAAACGCCGCTTCGGATGTTCCGGGCAGCACCGTGGCCGATGTAAACGCCGAAGCGGCCAACGCACCGTATTGCCACCACAATTCCACGCCCTACTCCGCCGTCGGCCGGTTGGCCAGACGCAAAAGCAAAACCATACAGAGCGAACCGATCAAACACCACAACATATCCGACTGCGTATCCCAAACATAACCCTGCGTTCCCAAAAACGCATCGGCCGCCTGCTTGCTCAACACCGCCACCAGCCACTCAATCAATTCATACACCGCGCTGACCGCCATGCACACGCACACCGTCAAAAACGCCAGCCAACCGCGGCTGCGCACCACCTGCCGCTTCCACAAAATCTCCGCCGCAATCACCGCCGGCGAAAAACCCTGCATAAAATGCCCTACCTTATCGTAATTGTTCCGGCTCCAGCCCATCGGCTCGCGCAGCCAGTCAAACAGCGGCACTTCCGCATAAGTGTAATGACCGCCGACCAGCAAAACCACGGCATGCACCCACATCACAACATAGGCAAAATCGCTGAAACGGAAACGCCGGTATGTCGCCGACAGCAGCACCGCACCGATAACCGCAGGCGACACTTCCAATGCCCAGACAGCATAATCTTTAGGCTGAATGCCCGACCACACCAGCACCGCCGCAAACAGCAGCAACATTCCGACATAACGGTTCATCATTTTCAGACGGCCTCATACAATAAAAGGCCGTCTGAAAAAATATTTAAAATTTCAGACGGCCTGTTGTTGTCAAAAATTACATCACTTCCAAAGTCTCGATACCGAGCAATTCCAAGCCCTGCTTCAAAATACCGCCGGTCAGTTTGGCCAACTGCAAGCGCGTATTGCGCACACTGCCTTCCGCTTTCAAAATCGGGCAGGCTTCATAGAAGCGGCTGAACAGGGTTGCCACTTGGTAGAGATACGCCGCCAGATAATGCGGATAAGACGTTTCCGCCACGCTTTGCAGCACGTCTTCGAATTTCAGCAACTCAACGGCAAGCTGCTTTTCCAAAGGCTCGTTCAGCTGCAGCGGCGCGTCGGCATTCCATTCGCCCGCTTTCTTGAACACGCTTTGCACGCGCGTATAAGCATATTGCAGATAAGGCGCGGTATTGCCTTCGAAACTCAACATCGAATCCCAGTCAAACACATAATCGCTGGTGCGGTTTTTACTCAAATCCGCATATTTCACCGCACCGATACCGACGGTTTTACCGATGTTTGCCGCTTCTTCTCCGCTCAAATCCGGATTTTTCGCTTTAACCAAAGCGGTGGCGCGTTCTTGTGCCTCGTCCAACAACTCGACCAATTTCACCGTATCGCCCGAACGGGTTTTAAACGGCTTGCCGTCTTTGCCCATCATCGTACCGAACGCAATATGCTCGGCAGCCACCTGTTCCGGCAACCAGCCCGCCTTACGCGCAACCGTAAACATCTGCTGGAAATGCAAGGCTTGGCGCGCGTCAACCACATACAGCAGACGGTCGGCATTCAGACGGCCTACACGATAACGCACACAAGCCAAGTCGGTGGAAGAATAAAGGAAACCGCCGCCTTTTTTCTGCACGATAAACGCCGCAGGCTCGCCTTCTTTATTTTTGAACTCATCCAAAAACACCACTTTGGCGCCGTCGTCCTCAACCGCCAAGCCTTTTTCAGACAACTCATCAATCACCGGCTGCAAATCGTCGTTATACATCGATTCGCCTGCCACATCTTCCGGAGTCAGCTTCAAGCCCAAAGTATCGTAAACATTTTGCGCGTGGCTCAAAGAAATTTCTACAAACTGTTTCCACAAAGCCAAAACGGCTTCATCACCGCCCTGCAACTTCACCACATACTCGCGCGACGTATCGGCAAAGGCTTCGTCTTCGTCAAAGCGTACTTTGGCATTGCGGTAAAACTGTTCCAAATCCGCCAGCTTGAATTCGGCGTCGGCTTTTTGCTGCTCCACCATATACGCCACCAGCATACCGAACTGCGTGCCCCAGTCGCCCACATGGTTTTGCGCCACCACGCGGTGTCCCATATAAGCCAGCACGCGGGCGATGCTGTCACCGATAATGCTGGAGCGCAAATGGCCGACGTGCATTTCTTTGGCCAGATTGGGAGAAGAATAGTCAATCACCACAGTTTGGCTCTGTGCCGTTTCTTTCACACCGAAACGGCTGTCATTTAAGGCCGTCTGAATATTTTCAGCCAAGAAATCCGCATGCAAACGCAAATTGATAAAACCGGGGCCGGCTACTTCGGCGCTTTCAATCACGCTGCTGCCGGATAAGGCAGCGGCGACGGT
Above is a genomic segment from Neisseria weaveri containing:
- a CDS encoding acetate kinase, coding for MSNQLILVLNCGSSSLKAALIDHASGELILSCLAEKLTSNDAFVTFKYFEHPHVQPIDRRSWFVGKSDGEKHQIEMGENNDHKSVVQALLDELKAHDLHTMIKAIGHRAVHAGEKYNSSVLVDDNVIAALEECIPLAPLHNPANLIGIRAAQEVFPDLPNVCVFDTAFHQTLPEYAYTYAVPQELYKKYGFRRYGFHGTSFRYVAPTAAELLGKDVNNCSMVIAHLGNGASVCAVKNGQSVDTSMGITPLEGLVMGTRSGDVDASAYPFLAENAGMDIKQVNDLLNKKSGLLGISGLSNDCRTLQEAAAEGHEGAKLALEVMTYRLAKYIAAMSIATGGIDALVFTGGIGENSDLVRSKTVARLRSMGLEIDEAANQDVRFGKAGFISPKGKTPAVLVVPTNEERMIAIDTARLAKL
- a CDS encoding YqaA family protein, with amino-acid sequence MELWWQYGALAASAFTSATVLPGTSEAAFLAFLHAYPQHWLAALLVAGLFNGLGSMVSYAMGYWLPVKKRPSEKIMAYLQKWGVWTLLLAWVPVVGDGLPLAAGWLRLNPWLSSVVLVAGKFLRYGFLLGAARALF
- a CDS encoding DUF2238 domain-containing protein encodes the protein MMNRYVGMLLLFAAVLVWSGIQPKDYAVWALEVSPAVIGAVLLSATYRRFRFSDFAYVVMWVHAVVLLVGGHYTYAEVPLFDWLREPMGWSRNNYDKVGHFMQGFSPAVIAAEILWKRQVVRSRGWLAFLTVCVCMAVSAVYELIEWLVAVLSKQAADAFLGTQGYVWDTQSDMLWCLIGSLCMVLLLRLANRPTAE
- the argS gene encoding arginine--tRNA ligase, whose amino-acid sequence is MNLYQTVAAEAAKAFEAAGIGGAPVVLQPAKNADFGDFQINGVMGTAKQAKQNPRELAQTVAAALSGSSVIESAEVAGPGFINLRLHADFLAENIQTALNDSRFGVKETAQSQTVVIDYSSPNLAKEMHVGHLRSSIIGDSIARVLAYMGHRVVAQNHVGDWGTQFGMLVAYMVEQQKADAEFKLADLEQFYRNAKVRFDEDEAFADTSREYVVKLQGGDEAVLALWKQFVEISLSHAQNVYDTLGLKLTPEDVAGESMYNDDLQPVIDELSEKGLAVEDDGAKVVFLDEFKNKEGEPAAFIVQKKGGGFLYSSTDLACVRYRVGRLNADRLLYVVDARQALHFQQMFTVARKAGWLPEQVAAEHIAFGTMMGKDGKPFKTRSGDTVKLVELLDEAQERATALVKAKNPDLSGEEAANIGKTVGIGAVKYADLSKNRTSDYVFDWDSMLSFEGNTAPYLQYAYTRVQSVFKKAGEWNADAPLQLNEPLEKQLAVELLKFEDVLQSVAETSYPHYLAAYLYQVATLFSRFYEACPILKAEGSVRNTRLQLAKLTGGILKQGLELLGIETLEVM